A genomic window from Cupriavidus metallidurans CH34 includes:
- a CDS encoding ANTAR domain-containing response regulator, translated as MTRRHPPPSAVAPPATTSRSLRILLVRDPHEADPLNVETIRAGLAQAGFTEVQTVDADLRLPDTITASQPDLVIIASESAARDTIEHVCVSTQHAPRPIVLFTDNDDAQRIKAALSAGITAYIVDGLRAERVKTVLDVAYARFQLDQQLRAELDATKLKLAERKTVERAKGLLMQARGISEDEAFKRLRSMAMERGIRLVDAAQRVIDVMA; from the coding sequence ATGACCCGACGCCATCCGCCCCCTTCCGCCGTAGCACCGCCAGCCACCACGAGCCGGAGCCTGCGCATCCTGCTGGTTCGTGATCCGCATGAGGCCGATCCGCTCAACGTGGAGACGATCCGCGCCGGTCTGGCGCAGGCAGGCTTCACTGAGGTGCAAACCGTCGACGCGGACCTGCGCCTGCCGGACACCATTACGGCCAGCCAGCCGGACCTGGTCATCATTGCCTCCGAATCGGCCGCGCGCGACACCATCGAACATGTCTGCGTCTCCACCCAGCATGCGCCGCGCCCCATCGTGCTGTTCACGGATAACGACGACGCTCAGCGCATCAAGGCCGCCCTGTCGGCCGGCATCACCGCCTACATCGTCGACGGCCTGCGTGCCGAACGGGTGAAGACAGTCCTCGATGTGGCTTACGCCCGCTTCCAGCTGGACCAGCAGCTACGCGCCGAACTTGACGCCACCAAGCTCAAGCTGGCCGAGCGCAAGACGGTGGAGCGCGCCAAGGGCCTGTTGATGCAGGCACGCGGCATCAGCGAGGACGAAGCCTTCAAGCGGCTGCGCTCGATGGCTATGGAGCGCGGTATCCGGCTCGTGGATGCCGCACAGCGCGTGATCGATGTGATGGCCTGA
- the ntrB gene encoding nitrate ABC transporter permease gives MNPEAVDPDAKEQSRRRAQEIAALEQRAARRDALAAFVLKCVPPLIGFALFVLVWHGIATLIPSIPTPGATWNAAVPLFADPFYRNGPNDQGIGWNVLASLARVAAGFGLAAVVGIPAGFLLGRFAFLNAMASPVISLLRPVSPLAWLPIGLLLFKAANPAAIWAIFICSIWPMIINTAVGVTRVPQDYLNVARVLDLSEWKIFRHVLFPAVLPYMLTGVRLSIGTAWLVIVAAEMLTGGTGIGFWLWDEWNNLKVEHIVIAIFIIGVVGLVLEHLLLALARRFSYGNT, from the coding sequence ATGAATCCGGAGGCCGTCGATCCGGACGCCAAGGAACAGTCGCGCCGCCGCGCACAGGAGATCGCCGCACTTGAGCAACGCGCCGCGCGCCGCGACGCGCTTGCCGCGTTCGTACTCAAGTGCGTGCCGCCACTGATCGGCTTCGCGTTGTTCGTGCTGGTGTGGCACGGCATCGCCACGCTGATCCCGTCGATCCCGACACCTGGCGCCACATGGAACGCCGCGGTGCCGCTGTTCGCCGATCCGTTCTATCGCAATGGGCCGAACGACCAGGGCATCGGCTGGAACGTGCTGGCGTCGCTGGCGCGCGTGGCGGCGGGCTTTGGCCTGGCCGCGGTCGTGGGCATTCCAGCCGGCTTCCTGTTGGGGCGCTTCGCGTTCCTGAACGCGATGGCGTCGCCCGTCATCAGCCTGCTGCGTCCGGTATCCCCGCTGGCCTGGCTGCCGATCGGCCTGCTGCTGTTCAAGGCCGCCAACCCCGCCGCGATCTGGGCAATCTTCATCTGCTCGATCTGGCCGATGATCATCAATACCGCCGTGGGTGTGACTCGCGTGCCGCAGGACTACCTGAACGTGGCACGCGTGCTCGACCTGTCCGAGTGGAAGATCTTCCGGCACGTGCTGTTTCCTGCCGTGCTGCCGTACATGCTGACCGGCGTGCGGCTGTCGATCGGCACGGCGTGGCTCGTGATCGTCGCCGCGGAAATGCTCACGGGCGGCACCGGCATCGGCTTCTGGCTCTGGGACGAGTGGAACAACCTCAAGGTCGAGCACATCGTGATCGCGATCTTCATCATCGGCGTGGTGGGCCTGGTGCTCGAGCACCTGCTGCTGGCCCTCGCCCGCCGCTTCAGCTACGGCAACACCTGA
- a CDS encoding M16 family metallopeptidase, with amino-acid sequence MNHCADVSGAGVAKFPRRILSSLILASLIGPLAGTAWSQTPGEAPTTATSASPRQGPPPTQPTATVGQAQAGTTEFRLSNGLRVIVKEDHRAPTVAHMIFYRVGGFDEVSGTTGVAHMLEHMMFKGTPKVPVGEFSRQIALLGGRENALTNRDFTLYYQQISKQYLPKMMELEADRMANLIFKKEEFEREMKVVMEERRLRTDDSPRGTVYEQLLATVYTAMPYRHPVIGWMDDLVNMRVEDVHDWYKTWYVPNNAMVIVTGDVKPDEVRALAERYYGKLKPHPLPLRKTQIEAPQKGIKRIWVKAPAENPYMVMAYKVPRLRDVEKDVDPYALEVLSAVLNGYDNARLTRELVRERRLADDVNVGYDSINRADSLFVLDGTPANGHTTEEIEAALREEIQRIAKNGVSEEELKRVKAQVVAGQIYKRDSVFGQGMEIGVSEISEISWRQIDRMLDKIKEVTPAQVQAVAAKYFSDDNLTVATLLPQPIDPNKPKTPVPEGLRH; translated from the coding sequence ATGAACCATTGCGCTGACGTGTCCGGAGCGGGTGTCGCGAAATTTCCGCGGCGCATTCTTTCTTCTCTCATTCTTGCTTCCCTGATCGGCCCCTTGGCCGGCACTGCGTGGTCCCAGACCCCAGGCGAAGCGCCCACTACCGCCACGTCTGCCTCGCCACGACAGGGGCCACCACCAACCCAGCCAACGGCGACAGTTGGTCAGGCCCAGGCCGGCACGACCGAATTCCGCTTGTCCAATGGCTTGCGCGTGATCGTCAAGGAAGACCATCGAGCGCCCACGGTGGCCCACATGATTTTCTACCGCGTGGGCGGATTCGACGAGGTCAGCGGCACCACCGGCGTAGCCCACATGCTCGAACACATGATGTTCAAGGGCACGCCGAAGGTACCGGTGGGTGAGTTCTCGCGCCAGATCGCCCTGCTGGGCGGCCGCGAGAACGCCCTGACCAACCGAGACTTCACGCTCTACTACCAGCAGATCTCCAAGCAATACCTGCCGAAGATGATGGAGCTCGAGGCCGACCGCATGGCCAACCTCATCTTCAAGAAGGAAGAGTTCGAGCGAGAGATGAAGGTGGTGATGGAAGAGCGTCGCCTGCGCACCGATGATTCTCCCCGCGGCACCGTCTACGAGCAGTTGCTGGCCACGGTCTACACGGCGATGCCGTACCGGCACCCGGTCATCGGCTGGATGGACGACCTGGTCAACATGCGGGTCGAGGACGTGCACGACTGGTACAAGACCTGGTACGTGCCCAACAACGCCATGGTGATCGTGACCGGCGACGTCAAACCGGATGAGGTTCGCGCGCTGGCCGAACGCTACTACGGCAAGCTGAAACCGCATCCGCTGCCGCTGCGCAAGACGCAGATCGAGGCGCCGCAGAAGGGCATCAAGCGTATTTGGGTCAAGGCGCCTGCCGAGAATCCCTACATGGTGATGGCCTACAAGGTGCCGCGCCTGCGCGACGTGGAAAAGGATGTCGATCCGTACGCGCTGGAAGTCCTGTCCGCCGTGCTGAATGGCTACGACAATGCGCGTCTGACACGTGAACTCGTGCGTGAACGGCGACTGGCCGACGACGTGAACGTCGGCTACGACAGCATCAACCGCGCGGACTCTCTGTTCGTGCTGGATGGCACGCCCGCCAACGGCCACACGACGGAAGAGATTGAGGCCGCGCTGCGCGAGGAGATCCAGCGCATTGCCAAGAACGGCGTGTCCGAGGAAGAGCTCAAGCGCGTCAAGGCCCAGGTCGTGGCAGGCCAGATCTACAAGCGCGACTCGGTGTTCGGCCAGGGCATGGAAATCGGCGTGTCGGAAATCTCTGAAATCTCTTGGCGCCAGATCGACCGCATGCTCGACAAGATCAAGGAAGTCACGCCGGCCCAGGTGCAGGCCGTCGCCGCCAAGTATTTCAGCGACGACAACCTGACCGTGGCCACGCTTCTGCCGCAGCCGATCGACCCCAACAAGCCCAAGACCCCGGTCCCCGAAGGCCTGCGTCACTAG
- a CDS encoding CmpA/NrtA family ABC transporter substrate-binding protein, protein MPSRLKVLKPQRANDTAAADAAPACHGRRRALATIAGASVMTLVDPLVRSGAWAAGSDAPEKPEVRIGFIPLTDCASVVMASTLGLDKKYGIKITPSKEASWAGVRDKLVNGELDAAHVLYGLIYGVQLGIGGPKKDMAVLMNLNHNGQAITLSSKLAEKGVKDGASLKALMSREKRDYVFAQTFPTGTHAMWLYYWLAANGIDPMRDAKAITVPPPQMVANMRVGNMDGFCVGEPWGARAIADKIGFTAETTQAIWKDHPEKTLGTTAEFVQKYPNTARAMVAAVLDASKFIDASASNRRKTAETIAAKSYVNTDMDIILDRMLGRYSNGLGKTWDDPDSMKFYQDGLANYPFLSDGMWFLTQHKRWGLLKEHPDYLAVAKQVNRIDIYKQAAVAAQVPLPKSDFRTARLIDGVTWDATKDPKAYADGFKIKA, encoded by the coding sequence ATGCCCTCTCGCCTCAAAGTCCTGAAGCCCCAGCGCGCCAACGACACCGCTGCCGCGGATGCCGCCCCCGCCTGCCACGGCCGCCGCCGCGCGCTGGCCACTATCGCCGGTGCCAGCGTGATGACGCTGGTCGATCCGCTGGTGCGCAGCGGTGCGTGGGCCGCCGGCTCCGATGCGCCGGAAAAGCCGGAGGTCAGGATCGGCTTCATTCCGCTGACCGATTGCGCATCGGTGGTGATGGCGTCGACGCTGGGCCTGGACAAGAAGTACGGCATCAAGATCACGCCGAGCAAGGAGGCTTCGTGGGCTGGCGTGCGCGACAAGCTGGTCAATGGCGAGCTGGACGCCGCGCACGTGCTGTACGGGCTGATCTACGGCGTGCAGCTCGGCATCGGCGGGCCGAAGAAAGACATGGCCGTGCTTATGAACCTGAACCACAACGGCCAGGCCATCACGCTGTCCTCGAAACTGGCGGAAAAGGGCGTCAAGGATGGCGCGAGCCTGAAGGCGCTGATGTCCAGGGAAAAGCGCGATTACGTGTTCGCGCAGACCTTTCCGACCGGCACCCATGCGATGTGGCTCTACTACTGGCTGGCCGCCAACGGCATCGATCCGATGCGCGATGCCAAGGCCATCACTGTGCCGCCGCCGCAGATGGTGGCCAACATGCGCGTGGGCAACATGGATGGCTTTTGCGTCGGTGAGCCTTGGGGCGCGCGCGCGATCGCCGACAAGATCGGCTTCACCGCCGAGACCACCCAGGCGATCTGGAAGGATCACCCGGAGAAGACGCTGGGCACCACGGCCGAGTTCGTGCAGAAGTACCCGAACACGGCGCGCGCGATGGTGGCCGCCGTGCTGGATGCATCGAAGTTCATCGACGCTTCCGCATCCAACCGCCGCAAGACGGCCGAGACGATCGCCGCCAAGTCCTACGTGAACACGGATATGGACATCATCCTGGACCGGATGCTGGGCCGCTACAGCAACGGCCTGGGCAAGACCTGGGATGACCCCGATTCGATGAAGTTCTACCAGGACGGCCTGGCGAACTATCCGTTCCTTTCTGATGGCATGTGGTTCCTGACCCAGCACAAGCGCTGGGGGCTGCTGAAAGAGCATCCGGACTATCTGGCCGTGGCCAAGCAGGTAAATCGCATCGACATCTACAAGCAAGCCGCTGTGGCCGCGCAGGTGCCGTTACCCAAGAGCGACTTCCGCACCGCCAGGCTGATCGACGGCGTGACGTGGGATGCGACGAAGGACCCGAAGGCCTACGCCGACGGATTCAAGATCAAGGCCTGA
- the ftsY gene encoding signal recognition particle-docking protein FtsY has protein sequence MFSFWKKRKAEPAPESVEPPAAAPTPAPAPAPAPLPAPAPAAAPAVTPVAPPVAAPVATPVSAPASTPAPVPTPAPSPVHVAPPVAPPVVPPVASAPPPASYTPPVIEELELTPPPAQTAEAKRGWMSRLRAGLSKTSRNIGVLFVGVKVDEALFEELETALLMADAGVEATEYLLGELRRRIKNDRIETAEGVKAALKDLLTQLLKPLEKTMELGREQPLVMMIAGVNGAGKTTSIGKLCKHFQSYHQSVLLAAGDTFRAAAREQLTIWGERNNVTVVAQESGDPAAVIFDAVNAARARKIDIVMADTAGRLPTQLHLMEELKKVKRVIGKSMPTAPHEVLLVIDANTGQNALAQTRAFDDALGLTGLIVTKLDGTAKGGILAAIARQRPVPVYFIGVGEKVEDLQPFKADEFAEALLG, from the coding sequence ATGTTTAGTTTCTGGAAGAAGCGCAAGGCCGAACCGGCTCCCGAATCGGTCGAGCCGCCCGCGGCCGCCCCCACACCGGCGCCTGCTCCCGCGCCGGCCCCGCTTCCCGCCCCCGCCCCGGCTGCGGCACCTGCGGTAACCCCTGTCGCCCCCCCTGTAGCGGCACCCGTTGCAACCCCGGTTTCGGCCCCGGCTTCAACACCTGCGCCAGTTCCAACGCCCGCCCCGTCGCCGGTCCATGTGGCGCCACCCGTGGCGCCTCCGGTCGTGCCGCCCGTGGCGTCGGCTCCGCCTCCGGCCAGCTATACGCCGCCGGTCATCGAGGAGCTGGAGCTGACCCCGCCGCCCGCGCAAACCGCCGAAGCCAAGCGCGGCTGGATGTCGCGGCTGCGTGCCGGCCTGTCGAAGACCAGCCGCAACATCGGCGTGCTGTTCGTCGGCGTCAAGGTCGACGAGGCGCTGTTCGAGGAACTGGAAACAGCGCTGCTGATGGCCGATGCCGGAGTGGAGGCCACCGAGTACCTGCTGGGCGAACTGCGCCGCCGCATCAAGAATGATCGTATCGAAACGGCCGAAGGCGTGAAGGCCGCGCTCAAGGATCTGCTGACGCAGCTGCTCAAGCCGCTCGAGAAGACGATGGAACTGGGCCGCGAGCAGCCGCTGGTGATGATGATTGCCGGCGTCAACGGCGCGGGCAAGACCACCAGCATCGGTAAGCTCTGCAAGCATTTCCAGTCCTATCACCAGTCCGTGCTGCTGGCCGCCGGCGACACATTCCGCGCCGCCGCGCGCGAACAACTCACGATCTGGGGCGAGCGCAACAACGTGACCGTGGTGGCCCAGGAAAGTGGCGACCCAGCCGCCGTGATCTTCGATGCCGTCAACGCGGCGCGCGCGCGCAAGATCGACATCGTGATGGCAGATACCGCTGGCCGCCTGCCCACGCAGCTTCACCTGATGGAGGAACTCAAGAAGGTCAAGCGCGTGATCGGCAAGTCGATGCCGACCGCACCGCATGAAGTGCTGCTTGTGATCGACGCCAATACTGGTCAGAACGCACTGGCCCAGACGCGCGCGTTCGATGACGCGCTCGGCCTGACCGGCCTGATCGTGACCAAGCTCGACGGCACGGCCAAGGGCGGCATCCTGGCCGCGATCGCGCGCCAGCGTCCGGTACCGGTGTACTTCATCGGCGTGGGCGAGAAGGTCGAGGACCTGCAGCCGTTCAAGGCGGACGAGTTCGCCGAGGCGCTGCTGGGCTGA
- the maiA gene encoding maleylacetoacetate isomerase: protein MLELHSYFRSSASFRVRIALNLKGLPYDYKGVHLLKEGGMQLKPEYRALNADGVVPTLVVDGRPLIQSMAIIEYLDETHPEPALLPKDPFERAVVRGLAQEIACEIHPLNNLRVLKYLKHELKVSEEAKDAWYRHWIEQGFASLEVNLSQLGRVGRFAFGDTPTLIDCCLVPQVFNAQRFNVDVSRFPTIAKIHATCMELDAFQKAAPGAQPDSE from the coding sequence ATGCTCGAACTCCATAGCTACTTCCGCAGCTCGGCGTCGTTCAGGGTGCGTATCGCGCTGAACCTGAAGGGCTTGCCCTATGACTACAAGGGTGTGCATCTGCTGAAGGAAGGCGGCATGCAGCTGAAGCCCGAATATCGCGCGCTGAATGCCGATGGCGTGGTGCCGACGCTCGTGGTCGATGGCAGGCCGCTGATTCAGTCGATGGCGATCATCGAGTATCTCGACGAAACCCATCCGGAGCCTGCGCTGCTGCCGAAGGATCCGTTCGAGCGTGCCGTCGTGCGCGGCCTGGCTCAGGAAATCGCCTGCGAGATCCATCCGCTCAACAACCTGCGCGTGCTCAAGTACCTCAAGCACGAGCTCAAGGTGTCGGAGGAAGCCAAGGATGCGTGGTACCGCCACTGGATCGAACAGGGGTTTGCCTCGCTCGAAGTCAATCTGTCGCAACTGGGGCGTGTGGGTCGCTTTGCGTTCGGCGATACGCCGACATTGATCGACTGCTGCCTGGTGCCGCAGGTATTCAATGCGCAGCGCTTCAATGTTGATGTGAGCCGCTTCCCGACGATCGCGAAGATCCATGCCACTTGCATGGAGCTGGACGCGTTCCAGAAGGCCGCGCCCGGGGCGCAGCCGGACAGCGAGTAA
- a CDS encoding fumarylacetoacetate hydrolase family protein: MTEFVFAPQAPVGVPVRGGSASFPVRRVYCVGRNYAAHAREMGSDPDREPPFFFCKPSDAVSYVADKTEGAFPYPPGTGNCHYEVELVVAIGKGGRDIPVEQAASHVFGYAIGLDMTRRDLQNESKKTGRPWETGKAFDKSAPIGPIVPVSAIGHPAKGAVTLAVNGVEKQRGDLSDLIWSVPEMVSYLSKLFELQPGDLIYSGTPEGVGPVVKGDVMQCHIEGVGDLTVKVV; encoded by the coding sequence ATGACCGAATTCGTCTTCGCGCCGCAAGCCCCCGTCGGTGTTCCCGTGCGTGGTGGCAGCGCAAGTTTCCCCGTGCGCCGGGTCTACTGCGTGGGCCGGAACTATGCCGCCCATGCCCGTGAAATGGGTTCGGACCCCGACCGCGAACCGCCGTTCTTCTTCTGCAAGCCGTCCGACGCGGTCAGCTACGTGGCCGACAAGACCGAAGGCGCCTTCCCGTACCCGCCGGGCACGGGCAATTGCCACTACGAGGTGGAACTGGTTGTCGCCATTGGCAAGGGCGGCCGCGACATCCCGGTCGAGCAGGCCGCCAGCCATGTCTTCGGCTATGCCATCGGCCTCGACATGACACGCCGCGACCTGCAGAACGAGTCGAAGAAAACCGGCCGCCCTTGGGAAACCGGCAAGGCATTCGACAAGTCCGCGCCGATCGGCCCGATCGTGCCGGTCTCGGCCATCGGCCACCCGGCAAAGGGCGCCGTGACGCTCGCCGTCAATGGTGTGGAGAAGCAGCGTGGCGATCTGTCGGACCTGATCTGGTCAGTGCCTGAAATGGTGTCGTACCTGTCGAAGCTGTTCGAACTGCAGCCGGGCGACCTGATCTACAGCGGAACGCCTGAAGGCGTGGGGCCGGTGGTGAAGGGCGACGTCATGCAATGCCACATCGAAGGTGTGGGCGACCTGACCGTCAAGGTGGTGTGA
- a CDS encoding M16 family metallopeptidase, with translation MSLSVMTIASPRLLRRLAGAAFGAAALLAGAVAHAAIPIESWTASTGAKVFFVPSPSIPMLDVNIDFDAGSRYDPPGKAGLATLTAALLDKGASAQDGQPARNEAQIADAFADTGADFGGAAGGDRGGIGLRTLTASPEREQSLRLAAQLIKSPTYPDAVVAREKQRLITAIREGDTRPGVIADKKLSKAIYPNHPYGVSATAETVGSITHDDLVKFWQDNYTAKRAVVTLIGAIDRKQAEQIAEELTRGLPAGAAPPTMPDVQMTIPASEQRIPHPAQQASVALGQPAIARGDPDYFPLLVGNYVLGGGGFSSRLTDQVREKRGLTYGVDSYFSPSKQPGPFSVSLQTKKENTNEALALVREIVAKYVAEGPTDAELRAAKDNLVNGFPLRIDSNRKLLTNVANIGWYGLPLDYLDTWTSQINKVTREQVRAAFQRHVHPDAMATVIVGGPEK, from the coding sequence ATGTCCTTGTCTGTCATGACGATTGCGTCTCCGCGTCTGTTGCGCCGGCTTGCCGGCGCGGCCTTCGGGGCAGCGGCGCTGCTCGCCGGCGCTGTTGCCCACGCAGCCATTCCGATCGAAAGCTGGACGGCCTCCACGGGCGCGAAGGTGTTCTTCGTGCCGAGCCCGTCGATCCCGATGCTTGACGTCAATATCGACTTCGACGCCGGCAGCCGGTATGACCCGCCCGGCAAGGCCGGCCTTGCCACGCTGACCGCTGCGCTGCTCGACAAGGGCGCTAGCGCGCAGGATGGCCAGCCGGCCCGCAATGAGGCGCAGATCGCCGATGCCTTTGCCGATACCGGCGCCGATTTTGGTGGCGCAGCGGGCGGCGACCGTGGCGGCATCGGTTTGCGCACGCTGACCGCTTCGCCAGAACGTGAGCAGTCACTGCGTCTGGCAGCTCAGCTAATCAAGTCGCCGACCTATCCGGACGCCGTGGTGGCACGCGAAAAGCAGCGCCTGATCACGGCAATCCGCGAGGGCGACACACGGCCGGGCGTGATCGCGGACAAGAAGCTGTCGAAGGCGATCTATCCGAATCATCCATATGGCGTATCGGCCACGGCCGAAACTGTCGGGTCGATCACGCATGACGACCTGGTCAAGTTCTGGCAGGACAACTACACGGCGAAGCGCGCCGTGGTGACGTTGATCGGCGCGATCGACCGCAAGCAGGCCGAACAGATCGCCGAGGAACTTACGCGTGGCTTGCCCGCCGGCGCGGCCCCGCCGACGATGCCGGACGTGCAGATGACGATCCCGGCCAGCGAGCAACGGATTCCCCATCCGGCCCAGCAGGCCAGCGTGGCGCTCGGGCAGCCGGCCATCGCGCGCGGCGATCCGGACTATTTCCCGTTGCTGGTCGGTAACTACGTGCTCGGCGGCGGCGGCTTTAGCTCGCGCCTGACCGATCAGGTTCGCGAGAAGCGCGGGCTCACCTACGGTGTGGACAGCTACTTCTCGCCGTCCAAGCAGCCGGGGCCGTTCAGTGTCTCGCTGCAGACCAAGAAGGAAAACACCAACGAGGCGCTGGCGCTGGTGCGCGAGATCGTCGCGAAGTATGTGGCGGAGGGCCCTACGGACGCCGAACTGCGCGCGGCCAAGGACAACCTGGTCAATGGTTTCCCGCTGCGCATCGACAGCAACCGCAAGCTGCTGACCAACGTGGCCAATATCGGCTGGTATGGCCTG